From the Pseudomonadota bacterium genome, the window CGGACCCGCAGCGTCAGGACACGCAGACCAGTACCGGCTTCGCCCAGACCGGCGCCGGCTTGGCAAACGCCTGAGCCTGCCCGCGGCAAGCTTGCGCCTGCGGGCAGGACACCCGGTGCCAGCTCACCACCGGCGACGTCGGCGGGGGGCAGCGTAGTGACGCCGTCCTCTACCGCAGCGCTCGGCTCGGGCCTATCCGGCATGGCGGCAGCGACTCCGGGCGCGGCAGGCCCGTCGCGCCCTTCGAGGGTGGATCTGCGCGCCATGGCGGTTGCCTACCGAGCCCGGGTGAACGAAGCGCTGCGTAGGTATCATGTGCAGCACTATCCGCGCGTGGCCCGGCGTGTCGGTTTTCAAGGCACGGTCCTGGTGGCCATCACGATCGACCCGCGCGGTCGGATACAGACGGTCAACGTCAAGCGCTCCTCGGGTCGCCGTCTGCTGGACCGGGCGGCCCTGCAGGAAGTCTATGCGCTCGGCGCCCTGCCCGCACCGCCCAGCGAGCTCAGGCGCCGGCGCCCGAGCTTGACACTCACCCTGCCCATGGCCTACGGGTTGCGCTAATCTGCCAGTTGGCTGCCAGTTGGCTGCCAGTTAGTCTGCCGGCTAGCTGCCAGTTAGTTTGCCAGCTGGCTGCCAATCAGGTGCCACCTCCTGAGGATGTGGCTTGATGAAGGTCCCTCGAAGGATGCGAGCGCGCTTTGCGGACGTCCCCTACGGGTCGTCGGGCTTGAACGGGGGCCGGTGGCCGCCCCCTCGCTTGCGGAACTGCGGGATGGCGGTCGCGGTACCCACATTACCTGACAGGTCCGTGCACAGGACATCGAGCCTGAACGACGGCGCTTGAATCTCGAGCACACCGTCGTCGAACTCGATCTCGCGCCCGGAGTCGAGCTCCAGGGACAGCAGCTGCCCGTTCAACACCGGGATTCCGTTGAGCGCAGCCAAGGGGGCGAGGTTGGAATCGCAGTTGTCCGCGCACGAGAACACGGCCCTGAACTCGCCTCCATCTTCCTCGACTTCGTCGTAGATCGGAACGAGTGCAGCGGTAATCCACGGCGCGCTCTGATCGGCCACCGTCACCGTGCCCACACAGCTGGCACTGAGCCCCAGTGGGTCGGTGATCGCCAGCGTCACGTGGGTGACTCCGAGGTCGTAGTCGCAGGCGGGGGTCTCTACAACGGACCACGGAGGGCCGTCCGGATCCAGGGAGCCGCCGTCCACGGAAGCGCAGCCCATGCAGAAGTTGTTCGCGGCAACCAGCCGGTTTTCGCAGACAGCGACCGGCGGCTGGTTGTTGATGATGAGGCGGGGCTCGTTGCCGTGGACAAAGGGCTCGCTGTCGGAAACCGGCGGGGTGTTGCCGTCGGTGGTGGTGGCATGCAGCACCAAGGGGCCGGTCTGCACGCCGGAGATGTCCAGGAAGGGGGGCAGCAGCGAGTTGCTGTAGCTTTCCGAAACCAGCGCCGTGGTCAGGTCGGCAACGGGCTGCGCGGCACTCACCGTGGCGAAATTGAAGCCTGCAGCGCACAGGTTGACTCGTTCCTGGCAGCCTTCGACGCCTCCCGGCTCATCGAACAGGCATACTTCCTGAAGGGTCCCGTCCCTGTATTGCAGGATGGCCTTGGCCCAGGCCAAAGCGGTCCCGGGGGTAGCCTTGGTCACGGTCATGGCGTTGCCACCGGCTTCATTGAAGGCGGCTGCGATGGCCGGACCAGTGAAGGTGGCGCTGTCCACGCCGGGCGGCAGGCACGTACAGTGGGCACCGCCGCCAGATCCCACAACCGTGCCGATCACGGTACCGTTGAGGCCGATGTCGATGGGGTCATTGCCACAGGTGCTGAACCATTCGACGGTGATGGCCAGCGGATCACCGATAGGCCCAAGAACCTGGACCACGCCGCTGAGAGGGTCGCCGTTCGGGTCTGCGATCTCGATTTCAGCGAGCAGATCGCCGGACCCCGTGGCTGCGACCGACAGGATGTCGATCGTCGGCTGGCAGGCGTCACCAGCGCCATCTGCGTTGGAATCCAGCTGGCCTGGGTTCGGCACCAGTGCACAATTGTCGCACAGGTCGACCACGCCGTCGCCGTCGCTGTCGTGCCCGGTCGAGCAGGGACCCAGGGTGAGATCCTTGCCGGAAGACAGGCTGCCCATACCGTTCAGCCCGTCCGTGGACGTTCGTTCACCATCGGCGGAGCAACCACCGGCAAAAGCGATGCCGATCACCAGTCCCAGGTGGGGCTTGCTGAGAGCACCCGATCGTGGCGGTACGCGGGTGCGTAGCTTCTCCATCGTCGACCCTCTTTTCCCCTGTTGCCGCCGCGTGTAGGCAAGCAAGGCAGCGTGGCGCAATGGTGCCCGGGCACGCCGCCCGCGGTCAACCCCCCTCGGTGCAGTTTCGTAGCCCATGGGACCACCGTGCCATAGCTTGGCCCACACGTGGGTAGCACAGCGTACCTCGAGGGCGCAACATCTGCCCTTCTGCCCTTGGGCCAAGCGCCTGTGATCACTCGGCGATCCGGCTGCAGCTGATCGGCGATCGGTCCGGCCGAGCCGCGAGGCACAGCCAGCGCCTTCACCCTGCTGGGGGGCGGGTTGGCCTTGGCGCCGGTGCACGTCTTTTGCGGCTTCGAGGTCTGGCCGGGGGTTGCCGGGATCCGGGCAGACCATCTGGGGCCCTGTGTTGACCAGCATCTGCGCAGGAACTAGATCGGGCGCGGTCGGATCGCCCCCAGCGAGCTCCTCGAGATGCCCCAGTATTCCCCTCGTCGTTGCGCCTTGCCAGCGGCGCCCGGACCCCGCCCAAGCTCGTACGTTGTTCCTCTGCGGGCCTAGGCCCTAGGCTCGATTGCCGGATACGCGAAGTGAAAGCGAATCAGCAATTCCATCTCGCACTGTTCCTGTTCTTTGGATCCGGATGCTGTGCGCTCTCTTACGAGACGGTTTGGGTGCGGCAGCTAACGCTGTCGTTCGGCATCAGCGTGTACGCGGTCAGCGCTGTTCTGTCGGCGTACATGTTCGGTCTCTGCGTCGGGGCGTACGTGGTGGGGCGTTTAGCTCACCGGATAGTCAATCCGCTGAGGATCTTCGCGTACTTCGAGCTGGGTATCGTCACCTACACCTTTCTCCTCTACTTCATCCTGGCCGACTTTACTCCGGCCCTCTACGGCGTCGTCCACGGCCTGTTGCCCGACGATCGCGCCGTCCTCACGCTGGCGAAATTCGCGGCCGCCTTCGTGTTGCTCGCGCTGCCCACGGCGCTCATGGGGGGCACCCTCCCTGTGCTGAGCGTCTTCCTTCGCAGCTCCAGGCGAGAGATCGGGGCAGGCGTCGGGCGCCTCTACGGAATCAACACGCTGGGCGGAGCCGCCGGCACCGCCCTGGCGGGGTTCTGGCTGATCAAGGACTTTGGGATCTTCGCGACGACGGCCGCCACCCTGACCTTCAACCTGGTTATCGTCATCACGGCCCTGTGGTTTTCCAGAAGGGAAGAGCGCGCCGAAGCAGCGACAGCCTCCACGCCGCTGCAGCCTGCTCGACCTGCAGGCGCCGCCGCCTCTGCCGAGACGGCGCCGGGTGCTGGCGGCGCGACGGGCCAAGCCTGGCCTCCGGGCTCCGGGCTCGTCGTGCTCGTGCTCCTGCTATCGGGCTACACGGCCCTGTCGTACGAGGTGATGTGGAACCGAACGTTGCTTCTCTACATCCACAACTCGACGTACGCCTTCAGCACCATCCTGATCGTGTTTTTGTTCGGCACCTCGGTGGGCTCCTTGTTGTATGGGCTGCTGCCAAGACGCTGGACGGGAATGCGCACGCTCGGCGCTGCGCAGATCCTCCTGGGCCTTTTCGTCTGGCTCTCGATCCCGCTCACCGGCAAGCTTCACTCGATCTTGGGAGAAGTGACCTCGGTCGTGGGCGAGGACTCCTGGTTGGCGGCGATGACCACGATCGTGGTTTCCTCCGTCACCGTCGTTCTTGCACCCACGATCCTGTCAGGATTCACGTTCCCGGCCGCAACCTCGCTGCTGGCGTCGAAGCGCGAGCACGAGGGCTCCATCATCGGCAGGGCCTACGCGCTGCTGACCATAGGCAACATCCTCGGACCTATCGTCACTGGGTTCTTGCTGATCGAGTGGCTGGGACTTCGCAACGCGTTCGCCATCGGCATCTGCGCCAACCTGGCCGGTGGATGTGCCCTGATGGTCTATCGACAGGGTGCCTACCTGCGCCAGGCAGCGTCGGTTGCCGGCGTCGCTGCCGCGCTTGTGCTCTTTCTGAACACCGTGGATCGTGACATCTTCAGAAGCTACTATCAGGCATTCCTGCCGCCGATCATCTTCTACAAGGAGGAGGTCACCGACAACGTGCTCGTGTGGGAGCGTCCGGGTGGGATACGTGGAATCCACTACTCCGACGGCCGCGGTACCGCGGGAACGTTTACGGAGTTTCCAAACCGCCTGTACGGGCACATCCCGATGCTCTTGCACCGCGAGCCACGCTCGGTGCTGTCGATATGCTTCGGGGTGGGAAACACGCTGAGCGCGCTGGCTCAGTACGAGCCGGACAACCTGACCTGTGTCGAGTTGAGCCCCGGCGCGATCGAGGCTGCAGGCTTGTTCCCATCCAATGCCAATGTGATGAGCACACCCAATCTCCGGGTGCACGTCGATGATGGGCGCAACTTCCTCTTGCGCTCCAAGAAGCGATTCGATGTGATCCAGCTGGAGCCGCCGGAGCTACACCAAGCCGGCGTGGTGAACCTGTACACTCGAGAGTTCTACGAACTGGCGCGTGACCGTCTCCACGAAGACGGCGTCATCTGCCAGTGGGTGTCGACTTTCGTGCCCGAGCACGAGATCAAGATGGTCGTCCGAACGTTCATGGAGGTGTTCCCGGAATCGAGCCTGTGGAGCGGCGTCATCGGACCGCTCCTGTTGGTCGGCTCTCCCTCGCCGCTTCGCGTCCAACCCGAAGGTTTGCTCGCAAGAGCGAATCGACCCAACGTCCGACGCGATCTCGGCCGGTTCGGAGTCAGCGCTTTCGATGTCATGGCCAACCATCTGATGGGGCCGTCTTCGCTGGCTCGGTTCGCCGGCGAGGTCCCGCTGATCACCGACGACATGACCTACATCGATTTTTCCATCCCGCGCTCGAGAATGTCGGGTTTCGGTGTGTTCATGTACAACACCCATCAGAAAATGGAGTCCAACGACGCCCTGGGCCAAGAGGTCCAGCGCAACAGCCTGCGCTTGTACTCTCAGGGAGAGTCCCCGGAATACCTCTTTGATTTTTCTCGAACCGATGCTCAGACCCGCGCAAGCTTCGTCGAGCGACTTGAAGCCTCCGTTGTTCGCCACCGGAATTTCCGGGGAGTCCAGTACCATTGGGCGCTGGCGACATGGTTGATCGCCGAAGGCAGGCTCGACGAGGCGATCGCGAGTCATCGCACGTCGCTGCGTCTGGACCCTGACCAAGCGCACGTGGAGTTCGCGCTCGCTCAGCTGCTGCTACAGCAAGGAAACGTCGAAGGCAGCAGGACGCATTTCGAGCGCGTCCTTCAGATCGACCCCGCCCACGGCCCGGCCCGCG encodes:
- a CDS encoding thrombospondin type 3 repeat-containing protein, whose product is MEKLRTRVPPRSGALSKPHLGLVIGIAFAGGCSADGERTSTDGLNGMGSLSSGKDLTLGPCSTGHDSDGDGVVDLCDNCALVPNPGQLDSNADGAGDACQPTIDILSVAATGSGDLLAEIEIADPNGDPLSGVVQVLGPIGDPLAITVEWFSTCGNDPIDIGLNGTVIGTVVGSGGGAHCTCLPPGVDSATFTGPAIAAAFNEAGGNAMTVTKATPGTALAWAKAILQYRDGTLQEVCLFDEPGGVEGCQERVNLCAAGFNFATVSAAQPVADLTTALVSESYSNSLLPPFLDISGVQTGPLVLHATTTDGNTPPVSDSEPFVHGNEPRLIINNQPPVAVCENRLVAANNFCMGCASVDGGSLDPDGPPWSVVETPACDYDLGVTHVTLAITDPLGLSASCVGTVTVADQSAPWITAALVPIYDEVEEDGGEFRAVFSCADNCDSNLAPLAALNGIPVLNGQLLSLELDSGREIEFDDGVLEIQAPSFRLDVLCTDLSGNVGTATAIPQFRKRGGGHRPPFKPDDP
- a CDS encoding fused MFS/spermidine synthase — translated: MKANQQFHLALFLFFGSGCCALSYETVWVRQLTLSFGISVYAVSAVLSAYMFGLCVGAYVVGRLAHRIVNPLRIFAYFELGIVTYTFLLYFILADFTPALYGVVHGLLPDDRAVLTLAKFAAAFVLLALPTALMGGTLPVLSVFLRSSRREIGAGVGRLYGINTLGGAAGTALAGFWLIKDFGIFATTAATLTFNLVIVITALWFSRREERAEAATASTPLQPARPAGAAASAETAPGAGGATGQAWPPGSGLVVLVLLLSGYTALSYEVMWNRTLLLYIHNSTYAFSTILIVFLFGTSVGSLLYGLLPRRWTGMRTLGAAQILLGLFVWLSIPLTGKLHSILGEVTSVVGEDSWLAAMTTIVVSSVTVVLAPTILSGFTFPAATSLLASKREHEGSIIGRAYALLTIGNILGPIVTGFLLIEWLGLRNAFAIGICANLAGGCALMVYRQGAYLRQAASVAGVAAALVLFLNTVDRDIFRSYYQAFLPPIIFYKEEVTDNVLVWERPGGIRGIHYSDGRGTAGTFTEFPNRLYGHIPMLLHREPRSVLSICFGVGNTLSALAQYEPDNLTCVELSPGAIEAAGLFPSNANVMSTPNLRVHVDDGRNFLLRSKKRFDVIQLEPPELHQAGVVNLYTREFYELARDRLHEDGVICQWVSTFVPEHEIKMVVRTFMEVFPESSLWSGVIGPLLLVGSPSPLRVQPEGLLARANRPNVRRDLGRFGVSAFDVMANHLMGPSSLARFAGEVPLITDDMTYIDFSIPRSRMSGFGVFMYNTHQKMESNDALGQEVQRNSLRLYSQGESPEYLFDFSRTDAQTRASFVERLEASVVRHRNFRGVQYHWALATWLIAEGRLDEAIASHRTSLRLDPDQAHVEFALAQLLLQQGNVEGSRTHFERVLQIDPAHGPARAQLQRLELPPTQARPAPAPGG
- a CDS encoding TonB family protein; amino-acid sequence: MLKVDFTPARVVAPKPPRPEQAAAQAKPAAAPERVKPPPARSRHSSRTRSVRTRRPVPASPRPAPAWQTPEPARGKLAPAGRTPGASSPPATSAGGSVVTPSSTAALGSGLSGMAAATPGAAGPSRPSRVDLRAMAVAYRARVNEALRRYHVQHYPRVARRVGFQGTVLVAITIDPRGRIQTVNVKRSSGRRLLDRAALQEVYALGALPAPPSELRRRRPSLTLTLPMAYGLR